Within the Rubrobacter calidifluminis genome, the region CGCGGCGTCGCGGGTGATCCGCTGGGCGATCCCGCAGATCTTCATCCCCTCCCGGTATCCCCCGACGCGGACGCTGTGGTCGCCGGGGCAGAACTCGTCTTTGACCTCCCCGACCTCCGCCGCGATGCCGAGGCGCGAGAGGGCCCCGAGTAGCAGGGAGGAGGCCAGCTCGTAGCGCTCCATCGGGTCCATGCCCCGCCCGTCCGGGCTTACGATCGAGAACCCGAACGTGCTCTCCGAAGCCGCGATCGCACCCCCTCCCGCAGAACGCACCAGCACCGGGTAACCCTCCTCCCGGGCGGCGCGTACGGCCTCTTCGAAGCCCTCCCGGCGCACGTCGCGCCGGGTCACGCCGACGTGCCGGGTGGAGGGCGTGATCGAGAGCGTCGCCGGGCGCCTGCCCGCGGCGACCTGCTCGAAGAGCACCGAGCCCAGAGCGTAGCCGCAGGCGGCGTCCTCGAAACCTTCGTTCAGCAGAACCTGCACCGGGGTCATTCTACAGCGCAAGCTCCTTCAAGCAGGCACAACAGCATTGCAACCTGCCGGCGATGCGTG harbors:
- a CDS encoding lipoate--protein ligase family protein — encoded protein: MTPVQVLLNEGFEDAACGYALGSVLFEQVAAGRRPATLSITPSTRHVGVTRRDVRREGFEEAVRAAREEGYPVLVRSAGGGAIAASESTFGFSIVSPDGRGMDPMERYELASSLLLGALSRLGIAAEVGEVKDEFCPGDHSVRVGGYREGMKICGIAQRITRDAASVGGIVIVEGEEELARVLSRVYGAMGLPLRPESVGSLRRAGSRAPVDEVVEALASEALERFGGERVRLDEGTRALAAARADEYGV